The nucleotide window CGGGCCTGGCCCTGCGCCACGACCGGGAAAAAGAATCCTATAACGTATATTCCTTCATCCATCAGGTCGCGGGAGATGTCCTGCGAGAGCTTTGCGTTGTAGAGCATTATCGGCACGATAGGAGTCTCGCCCTGCTTGAGGTCGAATCCCGCTTCGGTCAGCCCCTTGCGCCAGTACGCGGTGTTGGCTTCCAGTTTGTCGCGGCGCTCGGTAGTCGCCGAAATGATGTCGAGAACGCGTATAGCGCCCGATACAATCACAGGAGCGACGGTGTTTGAAAACAGGTACGGCCTTGCGCGTTGCCGGCACAGGTCTACAAGCTCGCGACGCCCGCTCACGCAGCCGCCCGACGCGCCGCCAAGCGCCTTGCCGAGCGTCGTCGTGATTATGTCTATCCGGCCGAGCACGCCGCAGTGCTCGTGCGAGCCTTTGCCGCGCTTGCCGATGAATCCCGACGCGTGTGAATCGTCCACCATCACCATCGCGTCGTATTTGTCAGCGAGTTCGCAGATTTGATCCAGCTTTGCGATGTCGCCGTCCATCGAAAAGACGCCGTCGGTGATGATCATCCTAAACCGCGCATCCTTGTTCTCCTGCAGTTTTTTTTCAAGGTGCGACATGTCCGAATGCTTGTATGTGTCGTACTTGGCGGAACACAAGCGAATTCCGTCCACTATGGACGCGTGAATAAGCCTGTCGGCTATCATCACGTCATCCTTAGTCAGAACGGCTTCGAAGACTCCCGCGTTCGCGTCCATGCAGGACGGAAACAAAACCGTATCCTCGGTTTCCAGAAACGCCGTCAGCTTGTTTTCAAGCTCGCGATGGATATCCTGCGTTCCGCA belongs to bacterium and includes:
- a CDS encoding glycine C-acetyltransferase, whose protein sequence is MAYSDTARSIYQEQLAGIKRDGLYKEERYIHSEQGVEIEVEYPAGSAPRKVLNFCANNYLGLSSHPEIVKAAHDGLGSRGYGMSSVRFICGTQDIHRELENKLTAFLETEDTVLFPSCMDANAGVFEAVLTKDDVMIADRLIHASIVDGIRLCSAKYDTYKHSDMSHLEKKLQENKDARFRMIITDGVFSMDGDIAKLDQICELADKYDAMVMVDDSHASGFIGKRGKGSHEHCGVLGRIDIITTTLGKALGGASGGCVSGRRELVDLCRQRARPYLFSNTVAPVIVSGAIRVLDIISATTERRDKLEANTAYWRKGLTEAGFDLKQGETPIVPIMLYNAKLSQDISRDLMDEGIYVIGFFFPVVAQGQARIRTQISAAHETHHLDKALEAFKKIGGKYGILGLKKDEIIAKYGL